TGATCACACCGGTATAATTGTGTCTCGTTACCAGAGCAGAATAcctgtaaaaaaatgtcaaaattattattttctcatcgTATTTTAACAGTATGCCGTAGAGCGTGTATGTAATATCACACTTCATCGGATATTACTACCGTTCATCAAATTAGCAGTTACTGTTACCTCATCTAACCAAATAGGCCCATCTCCAGGTCCAAAAGCTCCATTCTTTATTGCAGTTGCAGGTCCTCCATAACCCAATGATCTACAAATGACTGTAGCAGCTgtatctgaaaaatcgtcatCACAAACCGTGCCCCAAATACCGTGGTGACGCACTTCGACTCTTCCTTCAAGAAGATTACTACCCCCAGAGAGCCTTAGCTCAAAAGGTGCCTATAAACGTTCACGTAATCAATTATAATGGGATTAATGGTACTCTAAATTTATTTACTCTTTtggaatattttgtttcatataTGTGGATGTTACCTCACAATGCTCTGGACCTTCATCAGAACGATCACTACAATCTACAACTTCATCGCATATGAATGGTGTTGGAATACACTCGGGACTGTTGTCACACTTCCAGGACCCATCTTGACATGTGTTCACTGCTGTTTTGCAAACTATACCAACAGCTTCTTCAGGGAGGCAGTTGTGAATGCCCCATCTATAATCATGAGAGAATATTCAAAAGTTTTAAGGATGTTGAATTTGGAATTTGACTTGAATTGTGTAATCTAGTCGTGCAACGTACCCATCGAAATCGCATTCCCTTAGCGAGGTCTCATTTCCCCTACACTTTAATTGATCCATTAAAAATAACTGTGAATCGGCATTGCCATAGTAACCTGCAGGCCTGACTTCTTGAGCACCGTATATGAAACCCAGCTCCTTGCACGCAACATTAGCAGCAATCATTCCAAAACCATCGTCACACACCTGTCCCCATTTTTCCCATACTGTAATAAGGTAAGCAACAATTGGTATACACTGATGTAGTTCCACTGGTAATTCGTAGACCATATTGTAACTGATTGCAATACTATTATACCGTTTTCATCTTAAGATTACCTTTGACTTCCACTCTACCCTGATTGGTATTGTTGGATCCGCTTAGTCTAATTTCATATccataattttccaaattacaaCTGCTTTCATCAGTACGATCTCCACagttattttttccatcacaTAGTAGTGACTGATTTATACATTTTCCATTTCCGCAAACGAACATATCACTACAGTTGATGCTTCTTTCATCCATTTCATAATAATCATAATCTATGGAGGGTTGTAGGTCTCCAGTAAGCCCGATGTTACTGTCACTGAGTAAACAGACATTCCCATCAGCTCTAAAATgtgaaataacaaattttagtATTCAAAGTTCAGTACCTGGAATACTATCAGAGACAACTGTATTGATTAAATCATATATTACTTTGTTTTATGAGAAAATTGCTGATAAACTAGAACttgattacaaatttttatcgttaaGTGACCAATATAATCTAAACATACTTATGACTGAATGATCGACACGTAAAATCAGCTTCCTTACATCTGAGAGCACATGTTTTCAGTGGAGTGTTTAACCATTTCTCTACATCGTGGTCATCTAAATGATGTTGTtctatttttgtataaaattccaagTGCTGAGAACAGTCCTGTTCATCAACTCCATTGGTGCAGTCCTGAAATGTTATTAAAGTTTAAAGTTAGACAGAAATGTTAGCTTATCATTAtttatcaattgaaaattaaatgacaCCACATCATCCTATACCTCTTGGCCATCACAAATCCATGGTGATGGAATACATTCGCCAGGTGTGCATTCAAAATGTTTTGGGTTGCAGCGTCCTGCTGTGACAGTCCTTATCATACCTAAAAGAACATTTGAAGAGTAATTCATTACCATACATTTGAAAAGATTGACAAAAGTTTCGACAAAATGTACAATTTGTAATGTAGTCTACCTTGTTCGGCACACGGTGGAATGTCACAGTGTTCAAATTCGCCATTCAGTCCAGTAAAACACCAAGGTTTCAGTTCCCTGTTTGGATTCGGATTCCTACAGTAGTTAtgttctttcaatttttctctaatttcaTCAGAAACCACCTGTAATAtagcaaaaatgaaaattgaatgattatAGGTTGGGACATTTTCAGCAAAGATGAATCAGCCCTACCTTAAAATGGAGATGCTGCTCGATCGCCTCGTCATTCCATGGAAGACAGTGTGCTCCTGATTCtgtgatatttgcttttcccgAATAGTGCTGGCCCTTGCCATAAACGCATCCTATTACGAAACATCAGTTATGAGAATTGTAGTTTTTAAGCGatatttcttacaattagtattTGTTTTACCAATATCATTGTAGACCCTCTTGCAGATGTACGAATGTCCTTTGGATGATGTAGCACAGTCCTCAATGTCCCAAAAGAAGTAATCACTCAGGCAACTTTTGTCAGGACGATTATGGCAGGAAAATATACGCTTCATGACAACGCATACTGGACGTGAGCCAACCGATGGAGGTATTCTTTCGTCCTGCATCCAGCCAGGCCACCAATTGGCAAACCTAACAcagaaacaaaattcaatttatacaCAACTACAAGCAGCCTTACTgtgtaattgaaataatgattgtAGTGAGCAATAACGTACCTAAACTTGGCATGATTCGAATCTTCCCAGAGCCAAATTGTTCTGTTTAAGGTTGTGAAACCAAATCCTGATGTCATGATAGAGTTGACATCTGGACGTCTCTGCACCAGCCACTCGGATATAAAATTGTTCTCTGTTTGATCGAGAACATCCAATAGCCTTGCCCCTTTACTATTACAGTAGTCCAAAGCCTCAGCATGATTTAATGCTGTATCGGGGTTTGCCAAATGATAGCAAAAACCTCTGTGCGGTATTTCATCTTCTCTGCAATAGGCTGCTCTGTTTGGTAAACAACGGATTCCAACAGCATCGCGGGCTACGTCACAATATGGATTGTGTGTGAACCTGATTTTAATTTAATGAAAGTTAtagtttacaataaattaattttacaataattaattaactattGCCAGGATGTCCGATCAGAGCTATAAATTGTGATAGTAACGGCTATACATATCCAAGTTTGTATAAATTGCCTAGTTGTTAgacatgtattttttcaatcttactTGCAAGATTGGAAGTATGTTTCATTTCCAATGCAATCCACACTGTCGGCTGCTACCCAAGGTAGTTCATCATTCTGATTATTATTTCCTTGCCATGCCATTTCAGCTCCCCtagcaaaaaaatataaaaaattgacttACCATCGCATATAAACTGCGTAGTTTGTTTTCAAGATTTATACGAATGGGGAGAAATGAgatacaatgcaattttcGGATTAAAATACCTTGTGTATCCCAACTGCCTGCAAACAATATTAGCTTTTTTGAGGGTCCATGCATTTCTATGATCGCATACAATTCCCCAACCAGGCTGAGTACCTTGTACTTCTAAATAACCTTCCTCCAAAATAGAACCGCCACGCAGCCGCAGCATCTAGAAATTGgttgtataaatacatattgCTGATTGTGCCTCGAATTAATTCATATTATGCACTGAAGAaccatcaaattttcatcagcTGCAGCATTGTATAGATTGAGAGTTGAGATTAATTGCTTGTCTCATTATTCGGAACTGCCTCAAGTATACAATATCACATTGCATGTActgtaattaaatatttatcataCTCAATTCATCGTTAATATCTCACCTGGCCAGATATTGGTGTAATATTAATCCATTCATCCCAGCCGTTTATGGGCTGAACACCTTGTACAAAGTAAACAGGGAAAGGAGGTTCACCTGAAAAGATAGAACAAATCTTCGTAACGTCATTTTTAAACGAAGGGTcaaacaattttattacaattcaGACCTGTATCTGAAGAAATTGGATGGAAATTTAACTTTCAAGTTGTTTTTGTTGAAGTCATCTTCATCTGCTTGTGTTGCATAATTCGATAATTAGAAAGAAAGGGTAACATATTGTACTTACCAATTTCACGAATATTGTAATACCTTTTTTGTACAAGAGGACGCAACATTCCTGCAATACATTAACATTTTCTACCCACCTTTACTGTTTACGAATTCTACACCAAAAATATCTAGATCAATTTCTTGATTAGTAACTTTCATGATTCCTGAAGTTTTTGAACCCTCAGAAATTTGTCTATCATCTTTATCAAGTTTTTTATCTTCCATAGTGGCTTCAGTCTCTATCAAAGTACTTGTAGATTCAAGTGttgtatattcaatttttgtttcattcaatttttcgtcattATCCTTGTCACTATCAAACTCAATTTGAGCGTGGAGTGTATTTTTGTCAGTTGTGTCATAATCTCTTTCCCCTTCTgctaaattatatatatataaacataattTCTTGGTTCATTATGATATAGATTGCATCCTGTATATCGACTAATTTCCGTGGTACATGtcgaattttttctacaaagttATCCCATGCAATTAGTCTAAAGTAACATGTTTTTAAAGCcgaaaatttacatattctacTGGTATTGACGTTCTTGGCTTACCAAGATATTTAGAATCGATTTGTTATTCAATGGATTATTCATTTGCTGGTTTATTAATGGTACTAAAACGTTGTAGTGGAGGTTTTtcataataaattgataatgCCAAGCAATTTTTTGGCTTACCTAAAACTGAAACTCCATTTTTATTGCCAAATTTTTGTGCATCAGAATGTCCTTGAttaatttctatttctttcgTAATGTAATGACCCTGGATTTCATTTACATTCGCATATATTCCACTTGGATACCAGTTTTTATTAATCATTGTCAGATCGGTTGAGTTTCGGTAGTGGAAATTCTTCCCAtctgtttttctttgtctttttATAGTTTTAGTGCCAGGCTTGCTAGGAACTTGATGAAAAACATTTGTTCTCATTGTCCATTGATCTGATTTCGAATCAAGATCATGATCACTTTCTCTGTGACCAGCCAGATCTATTTTTCCTGATGAAGGACCTAACAAATCAGTTTTGACTGAGGGTAATTTTTTAGATGTGTGTATTGTACTCTCTACTACTCTGCTATTCGAATTCCCGTTTCTGAACATGGTATTGGTGTATTGATCAGTATTGAGTATTGGAGATTGGATCATGTTTTTATTACTAGAATTCCTGTGAATAATATCTCCGTACGTTTCATTCACGTCCATATTTCCCTCTGTAGCATGCCAGTACTCTTGACCATATCCTTGATTCGTTATAGCATATTGCCCATTTATAAATGATGACCCCAGTGCATTATTATTCGGTTGATATTGTGAAAAAggtatttgattattttgtaATAAGTTAGAAGGATTGTTATTATTTGCTGTATTCCTATCTGGTTTATGCTTATTATAAAACATGCTATCTTGACGCAATGCATTAAGAACATTCATGCTGTTTGCAGTACCCGGATTcttatttacatcaattgaTTTTGAACCTATCCCAAaaagaattattatattattgtgcATATTGAATTCTACTTGCGttgacgaaaatattatcACTGTACGCATTTTGTATGGCAAATAGAcaaattccaaattattttcacaatgtGCATATTAGTAATACTGTAGTAAATACAGTCTCACCTGcttaattatcaagtcaatgttgtggaatataaaaatactGAGATTTTTGAGAACAGTATTTTTCTTACATGTCGATAAATCGCAAGCAAATATATTTAATagaatttaaatttacaaaattcaataccTAATCGAAtttccaaataaaaaaatgctgtCGGGAAATAATTGTACTCTATGAATCAATGTGCAGAATATTTTAAACCTACCTTGTTGCCACCGATGGTTCAGAACTGGATTTGTCGGGTGTTTGTCTTCTTTCTCTTCAGCTGTCCATGTACTTGGCTTAAACCGACCAGGTTGATCAACAAATGTCTCTGGTTGATTCCAGCTCTGCTGACTCGTTACGCTTTCGGGTGTAGCAGGagttataataaattgtttgccatcatttttactttcattagAATTTTGTCCCTCGCTTGGCAATCTATAACTACTGTCCACGTAAATATTTTGATCTGACCCATATTGACTCCCCTCAGAATTATGAGTGTTACTTTGACCACGATTTGGGTCATTATAATACGTATTCGGGTTTCCATTAAAGTTACCACTTAGTGAACTTTCGGTTTGGCCATCATTGCCTTTGTCAATCCTATCATTTGAATTTCCTTCATTATTATAGTTATAATATGGGTGCCAACTTACAGTTGGATtgctattttcatttccacgATTATAGTTATTTCCATAATCTTTTCGACTGTCAAATCTTTGATTATTCGGTACATTCGGTACAACACCCCAGTGTGTTCTATGATCAAAACTGGTTTCACTTTGTCTCTCCGAATTTCCCACAGAGGATTTTATTCCAAAATCGGAAATTTCTGTTGTAGTTTTCAAATCTtctgtcaaaaaaaaatcataaaaatgaaaataattgtatggtttttttttttgctgttgtTCACTACAGGTCATACAGAGATAGTATTTTTGTACATAAGAATAATCTACTACATTATAATACCTTCACCGCAACCTTCCACGTTGTAGGGAAAATCGCAGACACTTGTTAATGGATTGAAGACAGTTCCGGGCCCACAGTCCATTATATGTGTATTCGCATTACtacactgtaaaaattttttacaatctgTCGGATGCCGGAACAACCCTTCTTGACCTTCAGAACATGTCACTACGTCAGGTTTTATCCGTTCCTGAGGAACCTGTAGATTCATATCACCCCTCATATCAATTCCCTGCCAAACAGGAATAGGTGTCGGATCCGTCTTAGGTTTCAATGCAtcttgaattaaataaaaaagcatGTATATTACAGTGCTATCGTAACAGTTCTGACGCAGTGCTAGAATACCTAGGAAACATTCAACATAATTTTACTAATCAATTCTTTTCAGGAATCATACCTTCACAACCTTTCACATTGTAAGGCCAGTCACAAACGCTGACTGTAGGATTGAAAACTGTTCCTGGACCACAATCCATGATAAACGTGACCCCATTGGCGCATTGCAAAAATTTGGTGCAATCAATTGGATGTGGCAATAAACCAGTAAATGAAGGTGGGCATGATGGATGCTAAGACAAccataaataaaattctcacATTACAGTCTCCTAGCAAACGAATTAGTACAGATTACTGTCATTTTTCTTGCCTGATTAGTTGGTGATGGTACTCTCCATTCTCTTTCTGGTTCGGAAATTTGTGATGGCTGTTTCTTTGCCGATGGTCGTATGTTATATTGattatttaaatcaattaattcACTGCCATAACACTGGACTTTTGTTGGAAAATCACATTCAAGAGTTTCAGGATTGAAGAGCGTCCCAGGTGCACAGGGTTGAACGAAAGCACGGCCATTCCAGcagttgacaaaaaatttacaatcagGTGGGTAAACAAATTGACCTGTTGCATCAGGTGCTGGACACACAGCTCCAGTTTCTGAATCGTATTTGGCAACCCTAATTGATTTAACCGGTTTCACTTTGAAGTCCTTTGTGTCTTTATAAGGCTTCTAATTTTGgagaagttgaaaatattaatcaatATTCTATGTAATTGCATGTACTCTCTATTTTATGCTGCTCGTTGAGTTATATTTACCTTAATCTCGATAGCAAAATCTTCATAGGGTTTCTGATTGTTAGTATTATCAACAAACCATCCGTTTTCGTAATAACTATTTTGATCAGAGTATCCGAGATTCTGATCCTGACCATAACGATGTTGAAAAGCAGAATTTTCTTGTTGACCATCCTGCCCTTGGTCGTAGTTATTATAGAAATTGTTTGTGCTTTGCTGTTCTATTTTCCTATTGAATGTCCCATACTTAGAATATGTGTAACCGCCATTGTTGAAAACAACAGGTTTCTTGGGACGCAACCCTGAGTCTTTGACTCCTTCGGGGACTTGAGGTTCAATCGGAATTGGAGTCGTGCTACTTGGTGAATACCACAGGATGGGAAACTCGCGTCTTATGGCAGGTTTAACAGCATGAGTTTCTCTTGGATCGAAAATCTATATGCAATTTTcgatt
Above is a genomic segment from Neodiprion pinetum isolate iyNeoPine1 chromosome 1, iyNeoPine1.2, whole genome shotgun sequence containing:
- the LOC124216107 gene encoding uncharacterized protein isoform X5, with product MKPSENIFLLAVLTIIYFCNTSLAIFDPRETHAVKPAIRREFPILWYSPSSTTPIPIEPQVPEGVKDSGLRPKKPVVFNNGGYTYSKYGTFNRKIEQQSTNNFYNNYDQGQDGQQENSAFQHRYGQDQNLGYSDQNSYYENGWFVDNTNNQKPYEDFAIEIKKPYKDTKDFKVKPVKSIRVAKYDSETGAVCPAPDATGQFVYPPDCKFFVNCWNGRAFVQPCAPGTLFNPETLECDFPTKVQCYGSELIDLNNQYNIRPSAKKQPSQISEPEREWRVPSPTNQHPSCPPSFTGLLPHPIDCTKFLQCANGVTFIMDCGPGTVFNPTVSVCDWPYNVKGCEDALKPKTDPTPIPVWQGIDMRGDMNLQVPQERIKPDVVTCSEGQEGLFRHPTDCKKFLQCSNANTHIMDCGPGTVFNPLTSVCDFPYNVEGCGEEDLKTTTEISDFGIKSSVGNSERQSETSFDHRTHWGVVPNVPNNQRFDSRKDYGNNYNRGNENSNPTVSWHPYYNYNNEGNSNDRIDKGNDGQTESSLSGNFNGNPNTYYNDPNRGQSNTHNSEGSQYGSDQNIYVDSSYRLPSEGQNSNESKNDGKQFIITPATPESVTSQQSWNQPETFVDQPGRFKPSTWTAEEKEDKHPTNPVLNHRWQQGKIDLAGHRESDHDLDSKSDQWTMRTNVFHQVPSKPGTKTIKRQRKTDGKNFHYRNSTDLTMINKNWYPSGIYANVNEIQGHYITKEIEINQGHSDAQKFGNKNGVSVLAEGERDYDTTDKNTLHAQIEFDSDKDNDEKLNETKIEYTTLESTSTLIETEATMEDKKLDKDDRQISEGSKTSGIMKVTNQEIDLDIFGVEFVNSKGEPPFPVYFVQGVQPINGWDEWINITPISGQMLRLRGGSILEEGYLEVQGTQPGWGIVCDHRNAWTLKKANIVCRQLGYTRGAEMAWQGNNNQNDELPWVAADSVDCIGNETYFQSCKFTHNPYCDVARDAVGIRCLPNRAAYCREDEIPHRGFCYHLANPDTALNHAEALDYCNSKGARLLDVLDQTENNFISEWLVQRRPDVNSIMTSGFGFTTLNRTIWLWEDSNHAKFRFANWWPGWMQDERIPPSVGSRPVCVVMKRIFSCHNRPDKSCLSDYFFWDIEDCATSSKGHSYICKRVYNDIGCVYGKGQHYSGKANITESGAHCLPWNDEAIEQHLHFKVVSDEIREKLKEHNYCRNPNPNRELKPWCFTGLNGEFEHCDIPPCAEQGMIRTVTAGRCNPKHFECTPGECIPSPWICDGQEDCTNGVDEQDCSQHLEFYTKIEQHHLDDHDVEKWLNTPLKTCALRCKEADFTCRSFSHKADGNVCLLSDSNIGLTGDLQPSIDYDYYEMDERSINCSDMFVCGNGKCINQSLLCDGKNNCGDRTDESSCNLENYGYEIRLSGSNNTNQGRVEVKVWEKWGQVCDDGFGMIAANVACKELGFIYGAQEVRPAGYYGNADSQLFLMDQLKCRGNETSLRECDFDGWGIHNCLPEEAVGIVCKTAVNTCQDGSWKCDNSPECIPTPFICDEVVDCSDRSDEGPEHCEAPFELRLSGGSNLLEGRVEVRHHGIWGTVCDDDFSDTAATVICRSLGYGGPATAIKNGAFGPGDGPIWLDEVFCSGNETQLYRCDHEHWGRHNCGHDEDVGVRCESGEVIRHEKSVPYLPEVTANDILPTDCGKRIEDFDENDEYMARVVQGSVAQKGAYPWQASLRVRGHSRSNHWCGAVIISPLYVLTAAHCLEGYNKGTYFVRAGDYNTEVDDGTEVEANIEDYYIHEDFRKGQRMNNDIALVMLKGQGIPLGRNIMPICLPPENVEYLPGLNCTISGWGSIESGKSVQSHFLRFGWVPILDQSVCQADYVYGEGAISDGMVCAGYLNEGVDSCDGDSGGPLACIHNNAFTLYGLTSWGKHCGEANKPGVYVRIAHYKKWIEQKIQQSSARM
- the LOC124216107 gene encoding uncharacterized protein isoform X2, yielding MKPSENIFLLAVLTIIYFCNTSLAIFDPRETHAVKPAIRREFPILWYSPSSTTPIPIEPQVPEGVKDSGLRPKKPVVFNNGGYTYSKYGTFNRKIEQQSTNNFYNNYDQGQDGQQENSAFQHRYGQDQNLGYSDQNSYYENGWFVDNTNNQKPYEDFAIEIKKPYKDTKDFKVKPVKSIRVAKYDSETGAVCPAPDATGQFVYPPDCKFFVNCWNGRAFVQPCAPGTLFNPETLECDFPTKVQCYGSELIDLNNQYNIRPSAKKQPSQISEPEREWRVPSPTNQHPSCPPSFTGLLPHPIDCTKFLQCANGVTFIMDCGPGTVFNPTVSVCDWPYNVKGCEDALKPKTDPTPIPVWQGIDMRGDMNLQVPQERIKPDVVTCSEGQEGLFRHPTDCKKFLQCSNANTHIMDCGPGTVFNPLTSVCDFPYNVEGCGEEDLKTTTEISDFGIKSSVGNSERQSETSFDHRTHWGVVPNVPNNQRFDSRKDYGNNYNRGNENSNPTVSWHPYYNYNNEGNSNDRIDKGNDGQTESSLSGNFNGNPNTYYNDPNRGQSNTHNSEGSQYGSDQNIYVDSSYRLPSEGQNSNESKNDGKQFIITPATPESVTSQQSWNQPETFVDQPGRFKPSTWTAEEKEDKHPTNPVLNHRWQQGSKSIDVNKNPGTANSMNVLNALRQDSMFYNKHKPDRNTANNNNPSNLLQNNQIPFSQYQPNNNALGSSFINGQYAITNQGYGQEYWHATEGNMDVNETYGDIIHRNSSNKNMIQSPILNTDQYTNTMFRNGNSNSRVVESTIHTSKKLPSVKTDLLGPSSGKIDLAGHRESDHDLDSKSDQWTMRTNVFHQVPSKPGTKTIKRQRKTDGKNFHYRNSTDLTMINKNWYPSGIYANVNEIQGHYITKEIEINQGHSDAQKFGNKNGVSVLEGERDYDTTDKNTLHAQIEFDSDKDNDEKLNETKIEYTTLESTSTLIETEATMEDKKLDKDDRQISEGSKTSGIMKVTNQEIDLDIFGVEFVNSKGEPPFPVYFVQGVQPINGWDEWINITPISGQMLRLRGGSILEEGYLEVQGTQPGWGIVCDHRNAWTLKKANIVCRQLGYTRGAEMAWQGNNNQNDELPWVAADSVDCIGNETYFQSCKFTHNPYCDVARDAVGIRCLPNRAAYCREDEIPHRGFCYHLANPDTALNHAEALDYCNSKGARLLDVLDQTENNFISEWLVQRRPDVNSIMTSGFGFTTLNRTIWLWEDSNHAKFRFANWWPGWMQDERIPPSVGSRPVCVVMKRIFSCHNRPDKSCLSDYFFWDIEDCATSSKGHSYICKRVYNDIGCVYGKGQHYSGKANITESGAHCLPWNDEAIEQHLHFKVVSDEIREKLKEHNYCRNPNPNRELKPWCFTGLNGEFEHCDIPPCAEQGMIRTVTAGRCNPKHFECTPGECIPSPWICDGQEDCTNGVDEQDCSQHLEFYTKIEQHHLDDHDVEKWLNTPLKTCALRCKEADFTCRSFSHKADGNVCLLSDSNIGLTGDLQPSIDYDYYEMDERSINCSDMFVCGNGKCINQSLLCDGKNNCGDRTDESSCNLENYGYEIRLSGSNNTNQGRVEVKVWEKWGQVCDDGFGMIAANVACKELGFIYGAQEVRPAGYYGNADSQLFLMDQLKCRGNETSLRECDFDGWGIHNCLPEEAVGIVCKTAVNTCQDGSWKCDNSPECIPTPFICDEVVDCSDRSDEGPEHCEAPFELRLSGGSNLLEGRVEVRHHGIWGTVCDDDFSDTAATVICRSLGYGGPATAIKNGAFGPGDGPIWLDEVFCSGNETQLYRCDHEHWGRHNCGHDEDVGVRCESGEVIRHEKSVPYLPEVTANDILPTDCGKRIEDFDENDEYMARVVQGSVAQKGAYPWQASLRVRGHSRSNHWCGAVIISPLYVLTAAHCLEGYNKGTYFVRAGDYNTEVDDGTEVEANIEDYYIHEDFRKGQRMNNDIALVMLKGQGIPLGRNIMPICLPPENVEYLPGLNCTISGWGSIESGKSVQSHFLRFGWVPILDQSVCQADYVYGEGAISDGMVCAGYLNEGVDSCDGDSGGPLACIHNNAFTLYGLTSWGKHCGEANKPGVYVRIAHYKKWIEQKIQQSSARM
- the LOC124216107 gene encoding uncharacterized protein isoform X4; protein product: MKPSENIFLLAVLTIIYFCNTSLAIFDPRETHAVKPAIRREFPILWYSPSSTTPIPIEPQVPEGVKDSGLRPKKPVVFNNGGYTYSKYGTFNRKIEQQSTNNFYNNYDQGQDGQQENSAFQHRYGQDQNLGYSDQNSYYENGWFVDNTNNQKPYEDFAIEIKKPYKDTKDFKVKPVKSIRVAKYDSETGAVCPAPDATGQFVYPPDCKFFVNCWNGRAFVQPCAPGTLFNPETLECDFPTKVQCYGSELIDLNNQYNIRPSAKKQPSQISEPEREWRVPSPTNQHPSCPPSFTGLLPHPIDCTKFLQCANGVTFIMDCGPGTVFNPTVSVCDWPYNVKGCEDALKPKTDPTPIPVWQGIDMRGDMNLQVPQERIKPDVVTCSEGQEGLFRHPTDCKKFLQCSNANTHIMDCGPGTVFNPLTSVCDFPYNVEGCGEEDLKTTTEISDFGIKSSVGNSERQSETSFDHRTHWGVVPNVPNNQRFDSRKDYGNNYNRGNENSNPTVSWHPYYNYNNEGNSNDRIDKGNDGQTESSLSGNFNGNPNTYYNDPNRGQSNTHNSEGSQYGSDQNIYVDSSYRLPSEGQNSNESKNDGKQFIITPATPESVTSQQSWNQPETFVDQPGRFKPSTWTAEEKEDKHPTNPVLNHRWQQGPSSGKIDLAGHRESDHDLDSKSDQWTMRTNVFHQVPSKPGTKTIKRQRKTDGKNFHYRNSTDLTMINKNWYPSGIYANVNEIQGHYITKEIEINQGHSDAQKFGNKNGVSVLAEGERDYDTTDKNTLHAQIEFDSDKDNDEKLNETKIEYTTLESTSTLIETEATMEDKKLDKDDRQISEGSKTSGIMKVTNQEIDLDIFGVEFVNSKGEPPFPVYFVQGVQPINGWDEWINITPISGQMLRLRGGSILEEGYLEVQGTQPGWGIVCDHRNAWTLKKANIVCRQLGYTRGAEMAWQGNNNQNDELPWVAADSVDCIGNETYFQSCKFTHNPYCDVARDAVGIRCLPNRAAYCREDEIPHRGFCYHLANPDTALNHAEALDYCNSKGARLLDVLDQTENNFISEWLVQRRPDVNSIMTSGFGFTTLNRTIWLWEDSNHAKFRFANWWPGWMQDERIPPSVGSRPVCVVMKRIFSCHNRPDKSCLSDYFFWDIEDCATSSKGHSYICKRVYNDIGCVYGKGQHYSGKANITESGAHCLPWNDEAIEQHLHFKVVSDEIREKLKEHNYCRNPNPNRELKPWCFTGLNGEFEHCDIPPCAEQGMIRTVTAGRCNPKHFECTPGECIPSPWICDGQEDCTNGVDEQDCSQHLEFYTKIEQHHLDDHDVEKWLNTPLKTCALRCKEADFTCRSFSHKADGNVCLLSDSNIGLTGDLQPSIDYDYYEMDERSINCSDMFVCGNGKCINQSLLCDGKNNCGDRTDESSCNLENYGYEIRLSGSNNTNQGRVEVKVWEKWGQVCDDGFGMIAANVACKELGFIYGAQEVRPAGYYGNADSQLFLMDQLKCRGNETSLRECDFDGWGIHNCLPEEAVGIVCKTAVNTCQDGSWKCDNSPECIPTPFICDEVVDCSDRSDEGPEHCEAPFELRLSGGSNLLEGRVEVRHHGIWGTVCDDDFSDTAATVICRSLGYGGPATAIKNGAFGPGDGPIWLDEVFCSGNETQLYRCDHEHWGRHNCGHDEDVGVRCESGEVIRHEKSVPYLPEVTANDILPTDCGKRIEDFDENDEYMARVVQGSVAQKGAYPWQASLRVRGHSRSNHWCGAVIISPLYVLTAAHCLEGYNKGTYFVRAGDYNTEVDDGTEVEANIEDYYIHEDFRKGQRMNNDIALVMLKGQGIPLGRNIMPICLPPENVEYLPGLNCTISGWGSIESGKSVQSHFLRFGWVPILDQSVCQADYVYGEGAISDGMVCAGYLNEGVDSCDGDSGGPLACIHNNAFTLYGLTSWGKHCGEANKPGVYVRIAHYKKWIEQKIQQSSARM